The Parashewanella spongiae genome has a window encoding:
- a CDS encoding ISAzo13-like element transposase-related protein encodes MNKETTGNKKVIRISIDCKATVNVGEYSRYGKSRSADAVQALDHDMEIKKKMIPFGILNLDNDQLHVFYGNSNKTSDFICDALEWWWDSVKSENLEVEELIIFSDNGPENSGCRTQYLFRLVAFSEQSKLKIRNVYYPPYHSKYNPIERVWSSLERHWNGTLLSTAKTVIEWTKTMTWKAMSPVVNLIDKIYSKGVKLNNKEKEELESKIVRNSELPKWDLTITPIAVDF; translated from the coding sequence ATCAATAAAGAAACAACCGGTAATAAAAAAGTCATCCGTATTAGTATCGACTGTAAAGCGACAGTTAATGTTGGTGAGTATTCCCGTTACGGTAAATCTCGTAGTGCTGATGCTGTTCAAGCGTTGGATCATGATATGGAAATAAAAAAGAAAATGATCCCGTTCGGAATTCTTAACCTCGACAATGATCAACTTCATGTTTTTTATGGCAACTCAAATAAAACAAGTGACTTCATTTGTGACGCACTTGAATGGTGGTGGGATTCAGTTAAAAGTGAAAATCTAGAAGTGGAAGAACTCATTATTTTTTCAGATAATGGTCCTGAAAATAGTGGCTGTCGTACTCAATACCTGTTTAGATTAGTAGCGTTTAGTGAACAATCGAAACTCAAGATTCGAAACGTCTACTACCCGCCATACCACAGTAAGTACAACCCGATAGAACGAGTCTGGTCATCGTTAGAGAGGCATTGGAATGGCACATTACTGAGTACAGCCAAAACGGTAATAGAATGGACAAAAACAATGACATGGAAAGCGATGAGCCCAGTAGTCAATTTAATTGATAAAATTTACTCAAAAGGAGTCAAGCTCAATAACAAAGAAAAAGAAGAACTGGAAAGTAAAATAGTCAGAAATAGTGAATTACCAAAGTGGGATCTTACAATCACTCCAATTGCGGTAGATTTTTAA
- the tnpB gene encoding IS66 family insertion sequence element accessory protein TnpB (TnpB, as the term is used for proteins encoded by IS66 family insertion elements, is considered an accessory protein, since TnpC, encoded by a neighboring gene, is a DDE family transposase.), translating to MIYLTSNSRIFIATQPADFRCSIDGLAAVCQQRLSSNPRSGSIFVFINRNKTMIRALTYEHNGFWLMTKRLSKGKFHGWPRHHGVMQPMAAAQLRQLLSGEPYLLMLRTA from the coding sequence ATGATCTATTTAACTTCCAACAGTCGTATCTTCATTGCGACTCAGCCTGCTGATTTTCGCTGTAGTATCGATGGACTGGCGGCCGTGTGCCAACAGCGCTTGTCGAGTAATCCGCGTTCAGGCTCGATATTCGTCTTCATTAATCGCAACAAAACCATGATACGAGCCCTCACTTATGAGCATAATGGCTTTTGGCTGATGACCAAACGGTTATCAAAAGGAAAATTTCATGGATGGCCACGTCATCATGGCGTTATGCAACCGATGGCTGCGGCACAATTACGGCAATTACTGAGTGGTGAACCTTATTTACTCATGTTACGCACCGCCTAA
- a CDS encoding IS4 family transposase has protein sequence MNTTTRQFFNDAPELLRRFAQTEEDELSSILTLQDLEDFQKDNTQRVRKYPACHTLSLFMKQVASENKSCRCTLISDARDQIAIGREKNSTITGPYCKARKRLSPESIKSLLKKSGKNLDEAIQGKYLWHGRRVLLTDGSTLSMPDTHENQAQFPQPKSQKEGLGFPQLRILVLISLGSGAVIDSAVSPCKGKGTGEQALLRSMQSDLKQGDIVLGDANFENYFVLVGLMGLGVDAVFEKNGARNVDFRTCEEKLGKRDGLFKLIRPSCPEWMTPEDYAQVPEKLIVRMVGTKKRIIVTTLTDKEVYPKQDIIDLYVSRWHIELDFRSIKTMMKMDILRCGSPDMVRKEIDVHLLVYNMIRALMCRAAEKKRNIA, from the coding sequence ATGAATACTACAACTCGCCAATTCTTCAATGATGCCCCAGAATTGTTACGTCGCTTTGCTCAAACGGAAGAAGATGAACTTTCTTCAATTCTCACTCTGCAAGATTTAGAAGATTTTCAAAAAGATAATACTCAAAGAGTACGCAAGTATCCCGCTTGCCACACACTTTCGCTTTTCATGAAGCAAGTTGCCAGTGAAAACAAGTCTTGTCGTTGCACACTAATCAGTGACGCTAGAGATCAAATTGCTATAGGTCGAGAGAAAAACAGCACAATTACAGGTCCCTACTGCAAAGCAAGAAAACGGTTATCTCCAGAGTCAATTAAATCGCTATTGAAGAAATCAGGAAAAAACTTAGATGAAGCGATTCAAGGGAAATACTTATGGCATGGCCGTAGAGTGCTATTAACTGACGGCTCAACACTATCTATGCCTGATACGCACGAGAACCAAGCCCAATTCCCTCAACCTAAATCACAAAAAGAAGGGCTGGGCTTTCCTCAGCTGCGGATTTTAGTGTTAATTTCTTTGGGTAGCGGTGCAGTCATTGACTCGGCTGTTTCACCTTGTAAAGGGAAAGGTACTGGCGAGCAGGCACTATTAAGAAGTATGCAGTCAGACTTGAAACAAGGTGACATTGTGCTGGGAGATGCTAATTTCGAAAACTACTTTGTTCTTGTAGGACTAATGGGGTTAGGCGTTGATGCTGTTTTCGAAAAAAACGGAGCCAGAAATGTCGATTTCAGAACCTGTGAAGAAAAGCTGGGTAAGCGAGATGGTTTATTTAAGCTAATTCGTCCATCCTGTCCAGAATGGATGACCCCAGAGGATTACGCTCAAGTGCCAGAAAAGCTTATCGTCAGAATGGTAGGAACAAAGAAACGTATCATTGTTACCACGCTCACGGATAAAGAAGTCTATCCGAAGCAAGATATTATTGATTTATACGTTTCACGATGGCATATCGAGTTGGATTTTAGGTCAATCAAGACCATGATGAAAATGGATATTTTAAGGTGTGGTAGTCCAGATATGGTGCGTAAGGAAATTGATGTTCATTTGTTAGTTTACAACATGATAAGGGCACTTATGTGCCGAGCGGCAGAAAAAAAAAGGAATATCGCCTAG
- a CDS encoding ISKra4 family transposase — protein sequence MAEVAAVYTTKPLHRTPESIMSRNDNSNVRPLRVPPRNKRVWASVERSAATVIEEAFLEALERDPTQSRQWVVLVDGHPHQLKQIYRVMKKLNINATVVMDFIHVLEYLWKAAWCLFEKDDPEVEDWIEKRATEILRGNASQVAKGLGISATKRKLKQREGINKCIGYLLKNKSRLEYGKALEQGFPIASGVIEGACRHLINDRLDITGARWSLEGAEAILKLRSLRSCGDIEKYWEYHKKQSKQRLYRCG from the coding sequence ATGGCAGAAGTTGCAGCGGTATACACCACCAAGCCTTTGCATCGTACCCCAGAATCAATCATGTCTAGAAACGATAATTCAAATGTTCGTCCATTACGTGTGCCACCAAGAAATAAACGTGTGTGGGCAAGCGTAGAAAGAAGCGCTGCGACTGTGATTGAAGAAGCATTTTTAGAAGCTCTGGAACGAGACCCAACTCAAAGCCGTCAGTGGGTTGTACTCGTTGATGGTCATCCTCATCAACTAAAACAAATTTATCGGGTGATGAAGAAACTCAACATCAATGCAACGGTGGTCATGGATTTCATCCATGTGCTTGAATATCTCTGGAAAGCGGCGTGGTGCTTATTTGAAAAAGATGATCCAGAAGTCGAAGATTGGATAGAAAAGCGAGCGACTGAAATCTTACGAGGTAATGCGTCACAAGTAGCAAAAGGCCTTGGGATCAGTGCAACAAAACGGAAATTAAAACAACGAGAAGGCATTAATAAGTGCATCGGTTATCTATTGAAAAATAAATCAAGATTAGAATACGGTAAAGCGTTAGAGCAAGGTTTCCCAATTGCTAGCGGTGTCATTGAGGGAGCTTGTCGTCATCTGATTAATGATAGGTTGGATATCACTGGAGCGAGATGGAGCCTTGAAGGTGCAGAAGCTATATTAAAACTTAGGTCGTTAAGATCGTGTGGTGATATTGAAAAGTATTGGGAGTATCACAAAAAGCAATCCAAACAGAGGTTATACAGATGTGGATAA
- a CDS encoding Arm DNA-binding domain-containing protein produces the protein MEVQNKQESRIYLGEYPATTLKQAREETLRLKAELEKGNDPRIVKKLEKKANIEVITVNGLLKN, from the coding sequence ATTGAGGTTCAGAATAAACAAGAGTCTCGAATTTATCTAGGAGAATATCCAGCAACCACTTTAAAACAAGCCAGAGAAGAAACCCTACGCTTAAAGGCCGAACTGGAAAAAGGCAATGATCCCCGTATTGTTAAAAAGCTAGAAAAGAAAGCCAATATTGAAGTTATTACTGTAAACGGTTTATTGAAAAATTAA
- the tnpA gene encoding IS200/IS605 family transposase, producing the protein MSRFEKLSHVLWHCQYHIVWVPKYRFRILKGQVAQEVFNCIQIYCGRLGCQVVELNVQEDHVHLLVKVPPKCSISDLLGAVKGRTAIRIFKQFPHIRKKPYWGNHFWAKGYCVNTVGIDAEMIRKYVKYQEKLEKRQERFDF; encoded by the coding sequence ATGAGTAGATTTGAAAAATTATCGCACGTTTTATGGCATTGCCAATATCACATTGTTTGGGTTCCCAAGTATCGATTTAGAATACTAAAGGGGCAAGTAGCACAAGAAGTGTTCAATTGTATTCAAATATATTGTGGTAGGTTAGGTTGCCAAGTAGTAGAGCTAAATGTTCAGGAAGACCATGTTCACCTTTTGGTAAAGGTACCGCCGAAATGTTCTATATCGGACTTACTTGGAGCAGTAAAGGGCAGAACAGCAATAAGGATATTTAAACAGTTCCCACATATACGGAAAAAGCCATATTGGGGCAATCATTTTTGGGCTAAAGGGTATTGTGTTAATACAGTAGGCATAGACGCAGAAATGATAAGAAAGTATGTCAAATATCAGGAAAAGCTTGAAAAGCGACAAGAAAGATTTGATTTTTAA
- a CDS encoding IS66 family transposase: MSKPFTDIDHNALEALIVRVTEAKEHELALSPEDCQLLLDALVTLSTMQQRLTNHDVTVHKLRKLLGIEKSSEALSRVSKSNKGSGKHTAGKNRKPKESGEDFTPAKPVVIVHQSTDVKKGDNCLECHMGKMYKTDPGSLLRITGQSPFKPEQHVMERFRCNACGAYATAALPVEVLADGSEQQKYGYSARSLMAIHKYFAGLPFYRQGSIQKLLGVKITASTVFDQVEYVANDIYPVYQMLVNLAADAKHYYLDDTTHRILDATPIEKPVRNSDKTQMRSGVYTSGVIATTQANDSIVLFETNIGHAGEFIDSLLHKRGTHQSRPIMMSDALVSNRPTVRECLLSLCNSHARRQFVDVINHFPDEVEHVLTRYGEIWAYEQHTKEQKFTATERLSYHQQHSLPVMKTIKQWCTTHLNDETVEENSGLGKAMRYFVKHYVGLSYFCHYEGVYIDNNRIEAMLKIIVRDRKNAMFHKTLLGATIGDVITSMIATASEAGINVFEYFTFLQREKDKVKTNPEEYLPWNYRETVGTEK, encoded by the coding sequence ATGAGTAAACCGTTTACTGATATCGACCACAACGCGCTGGAAGCACTGATAGTTCGTGTTACTGAAGCCAAAGAGCATGAATTAGCACTGTCTCCAGAAGATTGTCAGTTGTTACTTGATGCCTTAGTGACGTTATCGACGATGCAGCAACGATTAACCAATCACGATGTCACCGTGCACAAATTGCGTAAGTTACTTGGCATTGAAAAGTCTTCAGAAGCCTTGTCTCGTGTCAGTAAAAGCAATAAAGGAAGCGGTAAACACACTGCGGGTAAAAATCGTAAACCCAAAGAGAGCGGTGAAGATTTCACTCCCGCTAAGCCAGTTGTGATAGTGCATCAGAGTACAGATGTGAAAAAAGGTGATAACTGCCTAGAGTGCCACATGGGTAAAATGTACAAAACCGACCCAGGCAGTTTACTGCGTATCACAGGGCAAAGTCCGTTTAAGCCAGAGCAGCATGTCATGGAGCGCTTTCGCTGTAATGCTTGTGGCGCTTACGCTACCGCCGCTTTGCCAGTTGAAGTGTTAGCCGACGGGAGCGAGCAACAAAAATACGGCTACTCAGCTCGGTCATTAATGGCCATACACAAGTATTTTGCCGGGTTGCCGTTTTATCGCCAAGGGAGCATTCAAAAGCTGCTTGGTGTCAAAATCACTGCGTCTACTGTGTTTGACCAAGTTGAATATGTGGCCAATGATATTTACCCTGTTTATCAAATGTTGGTTAACCTCGCGGCCGATGCGAAGCATTATTATCTCGATGACACGACTCACCGAATTTTGGATGCTACGCCAATAGAAAAACCGGTGCGTAACAGTGACAAGACACAAATGCGCAGCGGCGTGTACACATCAGGTGTTATTGCGACCACTCAAGCCAATGATAGTATCGTGTTGTTTGAAACTAATATTGGTCATGCTGGCGAATTCATCGATAGCCTGTTGCACAAACGCGGTACTCATCAATCTAGGCCGATAATGATGAGTGACGCTCTGGTCAGTAATCGCCCTACGGTAAGAGAATGTCTGCTGTCATTGTGTAACAGTCATGCCAGACGACAATTTGTTGATGTCATTAACCATTTCCCCGATGAAGTCGAGCACGTACTGACACGTTATGGTGAAATTTGGGCTTACGAGCAGCACACTAAAGAGCAAAAGTTTACGGCAACAGAAAGGCTGAGTTACCATCAGCAACATTCGTTGCCTGTAATGAAAACCATCAAGCAGTGGTGTACAACACACCTTAACGATGAAACAGTTGAAGAGAATAGTGGTTTAGGTAAGGCGATGCGATATTTTGTCAAACACTATGTTGGCTTGAGCTATTTTTGCCACTACGAAGGTGTATACATCGATAATAACCGTATCGAAGCCATGTTAAAAATCATCGTTCGTGACCGAAAAAATGCGATGTTCCATAAGACGTTACTTGGCGCTACGATTGGTGATGTCATCACGTCAATGATTGCAACAGCAAGTGAAGCTGGCATCAATGTGTTTGAGTATTTCACATTTTTACAGAGAGAGAAGGATAAAGTGAAAACCAATCCTGAAGAATACCTACCGTGGAATTATCGAGAAACAGTCGGCACTGAAAAATAA
- a CDS encoding IS701 family transposase: protein MNDELLELYSDYQLSSFGQVTATGMSDLLDGAYSHDQVTRLLSTNEFTSKTLWGMVKSTVRQVEEDDAVLIFDDTIEEKPYTDESDLIAYHYDHTKNRTVKGINLLNCLYYSQGVSIPVSYKLITKPIPYCDLKTKKVRRMSETTKNEDFRELLQISYQNQLKFKYVLADSWFCSNENMVFIKHKCHKDFIMACKSNRLVSLSEDDKKHKKSQRVDTLEFQEGQSVKVWISGVDFELQLSKKVFKNKDGSTGELYLLCSDLSCDDEFIQAVYQKRWNVELFHKNLKSNAAITRSPAHTVKTQSNHQFLSIYSAFRLETLALKLKMNKFQLRAKLYIKALKTAFTELQTLKAVSA from the coding sequence ATGAACGATGAATTACTAGAGCTGTATAGCGATTACCAACTATCTAGCTTTGGACAAGTAACAGCAACAGGGATGTCAGACTTACTAGATGGTGCTTACAGTCATGATCAGGTAACAAGACTCCTTTCTACTAACGAGTTCACCAGTAAAACTCTTTGGGGAATGGTTAAATCCACTGTAAGACAGGTCGAAGAAGATGATGCCGTTCTTATTTTCGATGATACGATTGAAGAAAAGCCTTATACGGACGAAAGCGACTTGATCGCTTACCACTACGACCACACAAAAAATCGAACCGTTAAAGGGATTAACCTTCTTAATTGTCTTTACTACTCCCAAGGTGTATCAATTCCAGTATCTTATAAGTTGATCACTAAGCCAATTCCCTATTGTGATCTGAAAACTAAGAAAGTTCGCAGAATGTCTGAAACAACTAAGAATGAAGATTTTAGAGAGCTTTTACAAATTAGTTACCAAAACCAACTTAAATTCAAATATGTTCTAGCAGACAGTTGGTTCTGTTCAAATGAAAATATGGTGTTTATCAAACACAAATGCCACAAGGATTTTATCATGGCGTGCAAATCTAATCGTCTTGTTTCTTTGAGTGAAGATGATAAGAAGCATAAGAAATCACAACGGGTTGATACACTTGAGTTTCAAGAAGGGCAGTCTGTCAAAGTTTGGATATCTGGGGTAGATTTTGAGTTACAGTTATCCAAGAAAGTCTTTAAAAACAAAGATGGAAGTACAGGCGAGCTTTACTTGTTATGCAGTGATTTAAGTTGTGATGATGAGTTCATCCAAGCGGTCTATCAAAAACGATGGAACGTTGAACTCTTCCATAAAAACCTGAAGTCAAATGCGGCAATTACCCGTTCTCCAGCACATACAGTTAAAACACAAAGTAATCATCAATTTTTATCAATTTATAGTGCATTTAGGCTTGAAACCTTAGCTTTAAAACTGAAAATGAATAAATTTCAACTGAGGGCGAAACTGTATATAAAAGCATTAAAAACAGCCTTTACAGAACTTCAAACTCTAAAAGCTGTTAGTGCGTAA
- a CDS encoding transposase gives MPILDRTPLNSSDKFDLLLKTIACQVHGAVSSLSDEFNVSRKAVYSAKYAAQSALKCLVTTNDESDVITSVNVDVPHLRRSIVALSITAPNSIRAIEEQIPLIYPGCKVSYGYIQGVIVEAQEQAKLFNEKVSLSAIKSVAIDEMFSQGDPVLAGIDLESGYLFSLSHEQKRDGETWARVLGEAKSQGLSPQHVVKDGAKGIAKGVSMSFEHAEQRDDAFHALYIVGKALRKVERRAYYYIDKEASLEKRLHKDVFDTEKKQQAMVDLLGVQAKCEQAIEQYESGTKSRNHLHQALTSISMKTGSLMTKKQAEALLTKAVDGLKNTEHKDGITAARYIKNRLKGLTLATQALHEKLLKLGELYPQECVEVACRFSERKRQLRKAKPWKIARYQKELVGSYQWLRLRLGKSASELMLQVEALHQTRHRASSAIEGFNATLRSYLYVRKGVNQGFLELFKAWYNLRSRRWGKHKGTSSYQNITGKKVDDWLTMLNFPPSDLHH, from the coding sequence ATGCCGATACTCGACCGAACACCGCTTAACTCCTCAGACAAATTCGATCTTCTCTTAAAAACTATCGCTTGCCAAGTGCATGGTGCAGTTTCTTCTCTTTCTGATGAATTTAATGTTTCTCGTAAAGCCGTTTACTCCGCTAAATATGCGGCTCAATCGGCACTAAAGTGCCTTGTTACTACCAACGACGAATCTGATGTCATTACATCTGTAAATGTTGACGTACCACATCTTCGCCGTTCTATTGTGGCTTTATCAATCACAGCACCTAACTCTATTCGAGCAATTGAAGAACAAATCCCACTCATTTATCCAGGCTGTAAAGTCAGTTACGGTTACATTCAAGGCGTTATCGTTGAAGCTCAAGAGCAGGCTAAGTTATTTAACGAAAAAGTGTCGCTATCAGCCATAAAGAGTGTGGCCATCGATGAGATGTTCAGCCAAGGTGACCCCGTACTTGCTGGGATAGATCTCGAAAGTGGTTATTTATTTTCACTCTCTCACGAACAAAAGCGTGACGGTGAAACTTGGGCACGAGTTTTAGGTGAAGCTAAATCACAAGGATTATCACCTCAGCACGTCGTTAAAGATGGAGCAAAAGGAATAGCGAAAGGCGTTAGCATGAGCTTTGAACATGCAGAGCAACGTGATGATGCTTTCCATGCGTTGTATATCGTAGGTAAGGCGCTGAGAAAGGTTGAACGTCGGGCGTACTACTACATTGATAAAGAGGCTAGTTTGGAAAAAAGATTGCATAAAGATGTATTCGATACAGAGAAAAAGCAGCAGGCAATGGTTGATTTATTAGGCGTGCAAGCGAAATGTGAGCAAGCGATTGAGCAATATGAAAGTGGAACGAAAAGCAGAAATCATCTCCACCAAGCTTTGACCAGTATTTCCATGAAAACGGGTAGCCTCATGACGAAAAAACAGGCTGAAGCCTTGCTAACGAAGGCTGTTGATGGCTTAAAAAATACTGAGCATAAAGATGGCATCACCGCTGCTAGATACATAAAAAATCGTTTGAAAGGACTGACATTAGCAACTCAAGCACTTCACGAAAAGTTACTGAAACTTGGCGAACTTTATCCTCAAGAATGCGTTGAAGTGGCTTGTCGCTTCTCTGAACGAAAGCGCCAATTACGAAAAGCTAAACCTTGGAAAATAGCGCGGTATCAGAAAGAATTAGTTGGCAGTTATCAGTGGTTGCGACTCCGTTTAGGCAAGAGTGCCAGCGAACTTATGCTGCAAGTGGAAGCGTTGCATCAAACTCGCCACAGAGCATCAAGTGCCATTGAAGGGTTTAATGCCACTCTACGGTCTTACCTTTATGTCCGTAAAGGAGTCAATCAAGGTTTCCTCGAGTTATTTAAAGCTTGGTACAACCTTCGCTCAAGACGCTGGGGGAAACATAAAGGAACTTCATCGTATCAGAATATCACAGGGAAAAAAGTTGATGACTGGCTAACAATGCTGAATTTTCCACCTTCGGATTTACACCACTAA
- a CDS encoding ABC-F family ATPase — MITTANITMQFGSKPLFENISVKFGGGNRYGLIGANGCGKSTFMKILTGELDPTSGNVSIDVNERMGKLSQNQFGYEEFSLIDTVVMGHKELWEIKKERDRIYSLPEMSEEDGIKVADLEMQFAEMDGYSCESRAGELLLGVGIEVDSHFGLMSEIAPGLKLRVLLAQALFSDPDLLLLDEPTNNLDIDTIRWLQEVLNQRNSTMIIISHDRYFLNSVCTHMADLDYGELKIFPGNYDEYMMAASQARERMMSDNAKKKAQIAELQTFVARFSANASKAKQATSRAKQIDKIKLDEIKPSSRVNPFIRFEQEKKLFRNALVLEQLSNGFDELLFEKLDLIVEVGEKVAVLGDNGIGKTTLLRTLVHDLPQKDGLIQWSENVNIGYYAQDHEAEFENDITLFDWMSQWRKPEDDDQSVRGYLGRMLFGSDDIKKSVKVLSGGEKGRMMFGKLIMQKPNILIMDEPTNHMDMESIESLNNALEMYEGTLLFVSHDRAFVSSLANRVIEMTPNGVQDFRGSYDEFLASKGIEG; from the coding sequence GTGATCACAACAGCTAACATTACAATGCAGTTTGGCTCAAAGCCGCTGTTTGAAAATATTTCAGTTAAATTTGGCGGTGGCAACCGTTATGGTTTGATCGGTGCAAATGGCTGTGGTAAATCCACATTCATGAAAATTCTTACTGGCGAATTAGATCCTACCTCAGGTAATGTTTCAATTGATGTCAATGAACGAATGGGCAAACTAAGTCAAAACCAATTTGGTTATGAAGAGTTTTCATTGATTGATACTGTTGTTATGGGGCATAAGGAGCTTTGGGAAATAAAAAAAGAGCGTGATCGTATTTATTCTCTTCCTGAAATGTCAGAAGAAGATGGTATTAAAGTTGCCGATCTAGAAATGCAATTTGCTGAAATGGATGGTTATTCTTGTGAATCACGTGCAGGTGAGTTGTTATTAGGCGTTGGCATCGAAGTAGACAGTCATTTTGGTTTAATGTCAGAGATCGCTCCGGGCTTAAAGCTAAGAGTCTTATTGGCTCAGGCATTATTCTCTGATCCTGATTTATTGTTACTTGATGAACCAACCAACAACTTAGATATCGATACCATTCGTTGGTTACAAGAAGTTCTGAATCAGCGCAATAGCACAATGATCATCATCTCTCATGATAGATATTTCTTAAACTCTGTATGTACTCACATGGCAGATTTAGATTATGGTGAATTGAAAATATTCCCAGGAAATTATGATGAATATATGATGGCAGCTTCTCAAGCACGTGAACGTATGATGTCTGATAATGCTAAGAAAAAAGCACAAATCGCTGAACTTCAGACATTCGTAGCGCGTTTCTCTGCCAATGCTTCAAAAGCAAAACAAGCCACTTCGCGTGCAAAACAAATAGATAAAATTAAGCTGGATGAAATTAAACCATCAAGCCGAGTAAACCCATTTATTCGTTTTGAACAAGAGAAAAAATTATTCCGAAACGCATTGGTGCTAGAACAACTGTCTAATGGATTTGATGAGTTATTATTTGAAAAATTAGACTTAATTGTAGAAGTTGGTGAGAAAGTTGCGGTGCTAGGTGATAATGGTATCGGTAAAACGACACTGCTAAGAACACTTGTTCATGATTTGCCACAAAAAGATGGTTTAATTCAGTGGTCTGAAAATGTCAATATTGGTTATTACGCACAAGATCACGAAGCAGAATTTGAAAATGACATAACACTGTTTGATTGGATGAGCCAATGGCGTAAACCAGAAGATGATGATCAATCTGTTCGTGGTTATTTAGGAAGAATGTTGTTCGGTTCAGATGATATCAAAAAATCAGTGAAAGTGCTTTCTGGTGGTGAGAAAGGACGAATGATGTTTGGTAAGCTAATTATGCAAAAGCCAAACATTTTGATCATGGATGAACCTACTAACCACATGGATATGGAGTCCATTGAGTCTTTGAACAATGCACTTGAGATGTACGAAGGGACATTATTGTTCGTAAGTCACGATAGAGCATTTGTATCATCACTCGCTAACCGCGTTATTGAAATGACACCAAACGGTGTGCAAGATTTCAGAGGTAGCTATGATGAATTCCTTGCTAGCAAAGGGATTGAAGGTTAA
- a CDS encoding Arm DNA-binding domain-containing protein: MALSDMWLRSVLGKSQTQRIEKADRNGLSVRVTPTGKVNFQLRFRINKSLEFI; this comes from the coding sequence ATGGCACTATCAGATATGTGGTTAAGATCTGTTCTTGGTAAATCTCAAACTCAAAGAATTGAAAAGGCAGATAGAAATGGGTTAAGTGTAAGGGTCACACCGACAGGTAAAGTTAATTTTCAATTGAGGTTCAGAATAAACAAGAGTCTCGAATTTATCTAG